In Desulfovibrio oxyclinae DSM 11498, a single genomic region encodes these proteins:
- a CDS encoding YcaO-like family protein: MRYELKLMDTQAGVGCFAAMPKQNLSFSAMVDHLRQAPYDTYMHEHLLDGLGRHRPKKVEKLISGVMKDNGSSDPVLTALLYEACLVHGRLEKYLPMFDGVDVNSLNDHLPTIRIRSHQLEDQPLHRQWAPLFANNFSFHEPLPAPEEAGLAAPVNEDALPSGEAYTAKQARHELEGSLPEPKERKPLEETSAYALSVLEKADAFIGPAMAHKASLSPVNRLRHWMVDVRCSNGRHSDSLSGMQTCYGRGLAEANAEASYSMELAERFSSYASFGGNAIRGYVNNYPLSLAAFNELEQEAIDLNKVRLEVPYAGQRINWFEGHRPDGAGSTSPIMIPAQFVFLFCNLDEQHLFSALSSTGLASGNTLAEAKVSALLEVIERDADATIPFDMSRAFRIESDDPQVNFLLEQYEEMGIHVWFLDMTPEFGVPCYKSVVLGARGGLDKGSGSDLNGRSALLSAMTETPYPFPGPKSAPAPEGLPVRKLEDLPDHSTGSADGDLMVLEKTLMENGFVPAYADMTRKDLRIPVTRAIVPGLEINSDFDRYMRISPRLWANYLRMFAR, translated from the coding sequence ATGCGATACGAACTCAAACTGATGGACACTCAGGCGGGGGTCGGCTGCTTCGCTGCCATGCCCAAGCAGAACCTCAGCTTTTCCGCCATGGTGGATCACCTCAGGCAAGCCCCGTACGACACCTACATGCACGAGCACCTGCTCGACGGCCTTGGCAGGCATCGGCCCAAAAAGGTCGAGAAGCTCATCAGCGGCGTCATGAAGGACAATGGCTCGTCCGACCCGGTCCTCACCGCTCTGCTGTATGAAGCCTGTCTGGTGCACGGTCGTCTGGAAAAATATCTGCCCATGTTCGACGGTGTGGACGTCAACTCCCTGAACGACCACCTGCCGACCATCCGCATCCGCTCCCATCAGCTTGAGGATCAGCCGCTGCATCGCCAATGGGCTCCGCTTTTCGCCAACAACTTCTCTTTTCACGAGCCGCTCCCCGCACCGGAAGAAGCCGGACTTGCCGCTCCAGTCAATGAGGACGCCCTTCCATCCGGAGAGGCGTATACTGCAAAGCAGGCTCGTCACGAGCTTGAAGGCTCCCTGCCGGAGCCCAAGGAGCGCAAACCCCTTGAGGAGACCAGCGCCTACGCCCTTTCTGTGCTGGAAAAGGCCGATGCGTTCATCGGCCCCGCCATGGCGCACAAAGCCAGCCTTTCGCCGGTGAACCGCCTGCGCCACTGGATGGTGGATGTCCGGTGCTCCAACGGCCGCCATTCGGATTCCCTTTCCGGTATGCAGACGTGTTACGGACGCGGACTCGCCGAAGCCAACGCCGAAGCGTCGTATTCCATGGAGCTTGCCGAGCGATTTTCTTCCTATGCGAGCTTCGGCGGCAATGCAATCCGCGGTTATGTGAACAACTATCCCCTGAGTCTGGCGGCATTTAACGAGCTGGAACAGGAGGCCATCGACCTGAACAAGGTCCGTCTGGAGGTTCCCTACGCGGGCCAGCGCATTAACTGGTTCGAAGGCCATCGACCCGACGGAGCTGGCAGTACCAGCCCGATCATGATTCCGGCGCAGTTCGTGTTCCTGTTCTGCAATCTGGACGAGCAGCATCTTTTCTCGGCTCTGAGCTCCACCGGTCTGGCATCGGGCAACACGCTGGCCGAAGCCAAGGTTTCGGCGTTACTTGAGGTCATCGAGCGCGACGCCGACGCGACCATTCCCTTCGATATGTCGCGCGCCTTCCGCATCGAATCCGATGACCCTCAGGTGAATTTTCTGCTGGAGCAGTATGAGGAAATGGGAATCCACGTCTGGTTCCTCGACATGACTCCGGAATTCGGGGTTCCCTGCTATAAATCAGTGGTTCTTGGTGCCCGCGGCGGTCTGGACAAGGGATCAGGATCGGACCTGAACGGGCGCTCGGCGCTGCTCTCGGCCATGACGGAAACGCCCTACCCGTTCCCCGGGCCCAAGAGTGCCCCGGCTCCGGAAGGATTGCCGGTTCGCAAGCTCGAAGATCTGCCCGACCACTCCACGGGCAGCGCAGACGGCGACCTGATGGTGCTGGAAAAGACACTCATGGAAAACGGCTTTGTCCCCGCCTATGCAGACATGACCCGCAAGGACCTGCGCATCCCGGTCACCCGGGCCATCGTGCCGGGACTTGAGATCAATTCTGACTTCGACCGCTATATGCGCATTTCCCCGCGACTCTGGGCCAACTATCTGCGAATGTTCGCCCGATAA